The sequence CCGCTGAAGCAGGTCGCCACCGCGCGCAATGTCATCTACCTCTACATGACCGGCGGCATGAGCCACCTCGATACCTTTGACCCACGCCCGGACAACAAGGAGGTGAACGGCGAGACGGAAGCCATCAAGACGAACGTGGATGGCATCCGCATCAGCAGCAGCCTTCCTCTGATGGCACGTCAGATGGACAAGGTCGCCCTTATCCACTCGCTGAATTCCACGCAGGGTGCGCATGAGCAGGGGAATTACTACATGCACACCAGCTACACCCTGCGCTCCAGCATCCGTCACCCTGCCATGGGTGCGTGGCTGCAGAAGTTCCAGGAGCGTGGCAATCCCAGCCTGCCCGGCAGCGTCATGATTGGCAATGACAGCCGCCATCCTGGTGCCGGCTTCTTCGAGGCCAAGTTCTCACCCCTCATGGTGAACAATCCCGAGGACGGCGTGGCGAACAGCAAGCTGAACAAGTGGTTCGCCGACAGCGATGACCGCTTCAACAGCCGCCTCGCCATCGCGCACAAGCTCGATGTGGGCTTCGCCGAGAAGTACAACGTGAAGAACGTGCGCGCCTACTCGGACATGTATGATGACGCCGTGCGCATGATGAAGAGCGAAGAGCTGAAGGCCTTTGATCTCAGCGGCGAAGACGACAAGCTGCGTGCCCGCTATGGACGCGACTCCTCCTTCGGCCAGGGCTGCCTGCTGGCGCGTCGCCTCGTGGAGCATGGCGTGCGTCACGTGGAAGTGTCCTTCGGCAATTGGGACACGCACAATGCAAACTTCATCCGCGTGCCCGAGCTCTGCGATGAACTGGACGCCGCCCTGAGCACCTTACTACAGGACTTGGAATCCCGCGGTCTCTTGCAGGAGACCCTCGTAGTGCTCGCCACTGAATTCGGCCGCACCCCAGAGATCAACCAGAACGACGGACGCGACCACCATCCCAAGGCCTTCACCTGCCTCATGGCCGGCGGCGGCATCCGCGGCGGTCAGGCTTTCGGCAAGAAGGACGAGAAGGGCTTCGAGGTCGTGGAAAACAAGGTCGGCATCCCCGACTTCAACGCCACCGTGGCCTACGCCCTGGGCATTCCGCTGGATCAGGTTCTCTACTCACCGAGCAAACGCCCCTTCACCGTGGCGGATAAGGGCAAGCCGATCAC comes from Roseimicrobium gellanilyticum and encodes:
- a CDS encoding DUF1501 domain-containing protein codes for the protein MNAFINSTDGSSRRQFISGAAKTFLGVGLMSQMQGRGLLAAGAGASPLKQVATARNVIYLYMTGGMSHLDTFDPRPDNKEVNGETEAIKTNVDGIRISSSLPLMARQMDKVALIHSLNSTQGAHEQGNYYMHTSYTLRSSIRHPAMGAWLQKFQERGNPSLPGSVMIGNDSRHPGAGFFEAKFSPLMVNNPEDGVANSKLNKWFADSDDRFNSRLAIAHKLDVGFAEKYNVKNVRAYSDMYDDAVRMMKSEELKAFDLSGEDDKLRARYGRDSSFGQGCLLARRLVEHGVRHVEVSFGNWDTHNANFIRVPELCDELDAALSTLLQDLESRGLLQETLVVLATEFGRTPEINQNDGRDHHPKAFTCLMAGGGIRGGQAFGKKDEKGFEVVENKVGIPDFNATVAYALGIPLDQVLYSPSKRPFTVADKGKPITEIFG